In Gambusia affinis linkage group LG06, SWU_Gaff_1.0, whole genome shotgun sequence, one DNA window encodes the following:
- the socs9 gene encoding suppressor of cytokine signaling 9, translated as MSLPNESGNRGKERERGARPKVRQSRSEERRDSGGGRKGGKGKKKGLSTHDTAAERPVSDGFEYGELLNDLEARSQTSSSTSPLKETWKWQDLDVAGSTPGQGVTAKQSQGTVCSAAELPPLGEAEGRGSSSSRTLRQKIQDAMGQCFPIKTHSAAAAPPPPPQAFSSSAACASSRRKIHLSELMLDDCPFPVGSELAQKWYLIKQHTAPITQPPLLDPAVVVCSAPTSATAAVEDVDDKLRERRRISIEQGVEPPPNAEIHTFEVTAQINPLYKHGPKLAHGMNELAGTEGASAHQQQQLLLQRQQQHQLLLQSCLDTLDEVAASASASLHASDATSDPQVDVEAAAVAVAAAAAVSNSSSRAASLPRTEHQTPHEGYRFHTQIDYIHCLVPDLLQITNLPCYWGVMDRYEAETLLEGKPEGTFLLRDSAQEDYLFSVSFRRYGRSLHARIEQWNHNFSFDVHDPSVFHAPTVTGLLEHYKDPNSCMFFEPLLSNPIHRTHPFSLQHISRAVISSCTTYDGINVLPIPNALKKHLKEYHYKQKVRVRRMDTWWE; from the coding sequence ATGTCTTTACCAAATGAGTCGGGAAACAGAGGGAAGGAGCGCGAGAGGGGAGCCCGCCCAAAAGTGAGACAGAGCCGGTCGGAGGAGAGAAGAGACTCTGGCGGTGGCCGGAAAGGCgggaaggggaagaaaaaaggtCTCTCCACGCACGACACCGCCGCCGAGCGACCCGTCAGTGACGGGTTTGAGTATGGCGAACTGTTGAACGATCTGGAGGCCAGGAGCCaaacctcctcctccacctccccgCTGAAGGAAACCTGGAAATGGCAGGACTTGGACGTGGCGGGTTCCACTCCGGGGCAAGGCGTCACTGCCAAGCAAAGTCAGGGCACCGTTTGCTCTGCTGCAGAATTACCCCCCCTCGGCGAGGCGGAGGGCCGAGGCTCAAGCAGCAGCCGCACTCTCAGGCAAAAAATCCAGGACGCAATGGGCCAGTGTTTCCCGATAAAGACCCACAGTGCTGCAGCGGCGCCACCCCCACCCCCGCAGGCCTTTTCATCATCAGCTGCCTGCGCCTCCTCCAGGCGGAAGATCCATCTCAGCGAACTGATGTTGGACGACTGCCCGTTCCCCGTAGGGTCAGAGCTGGCTCAGAAGTGGTATCTCATTAAGCAGCACACGGCCCCCATCACCCAGCCTCCCCTGTTGGATCCCGCAGTGGTGGTGTGCAGCGCCCCGACTTCAGCGACGGCCGCCGTGGAGGATGTGGACGACAAGCTGCGAGAGCGCAGGCGCATCAGCATCGAGCAAGGCGTGGAGCCGCCGCCCAACGCCGAGATCCACACTTTCGAGGTGACGGCTCAGATCAACCCGCTGTACAAGCACGGCCCCAAGCTGGCTCACGGCATGAACGAGTTGGCGGGCACCGAGGGCGCCTCGGCTCACCAGCAGCAACAGCTGCTTCTCCAAAGGCAGCAGCAACATCAGCTCCTGCTGCAGAGCTGCTTGGACACGCTCGACGAAGTGGCGGCCTCAGCGTCCGCTTCCCTCCACGCCTCGGATGCCACCTCCGATCCGCAGGTCGACGTGGAGGCGGCAGCAGTGGCagtggcggcggcggcagcggtGAGCAATTCAAGCTCGAGAGCCGCCTCGCTCCCTCGAACCGAGCACCAGACGCCCCACGAAGGCTACCGCTTCCACACCCAGATCGACTACATTCACTGTTTAGTGCCGGACCTGCTGCAGATCACCAACCTCCCGTGCTACTGGGGAGTCATGGACCGCTACGAGGCGGAGACGCTGCTGGAGGGGAAACCCGAAGGCACCTTCCTGCTGCGCGACTCCGCCCAGGAAGACTACCTGTTCTCTGTCAGCTTCCGGCGCTACGGCCGCTCGCTGCACGCGCGCATCGAGCAGTGGAACCACAACTTCAGCTTCGACGTCCACGACCCCAGCGTCTTCCACGCTCCCACGGTCACGGGCCTGCTGGAGCACTACAAGGACCCCAACTCCTGCATGTTCTTTGAGCCCCTCCTCTCCAACCCCATCCACCGCACACACCCGTTCAGCCTGCAGCACATCAGCAGGGCGGTGATAAGCAGCTGCACCACGTACGACGGCATCAACGTCCTGCCCATTCCGAACGCGCTGAAAAAACACTTGAAGGAATACCACTACAAGCAGAAAGTGCGAGTACGGCGGATGGACACGTGGTGGGAGTGA
- the LOC122832448 gene encoding LOW QUALITY PROTEIN: protein Smaug homolog 2 (The sequence of the model RefSeq protein was modified relative to this genomic sequence to represent the inferred CDS: inserted 2 bases in 1 codon; substituted 1 base at 1 genomic stop codon): MMFRDQVSILTDWFKGWNECEQTVALLSLLKRASRTQARFLHICLEHWLADCTEIHILEAEANNAATVNQWHQEPKEKVVSLLLSHLPLLQPRNCEAKCEYMKLLQTVLTHTIESSLFVEESRQLLSYALIHPATTMEDRTSLASWLNHLEEHLSSGYASRAPSSPYHPRQGSDEWPGSAEALDPGNAWPDKSPSSSTSPAGQNGHMPFPGGLSSPNSGNGNNTGLVGHMQPSPQKKPMQVIPSNSQACGSEWGSQDDAGGRQNFISTDHAPLSPQSSIASSGSEQTEEQGSARNTFLEDGSGMKDVPAWLKSLRLHKYASLFSQMTYEEMMILTEQHLESQNVTKGARHKIALSIQKLRERQSILKSLEKDILEGGNLRNALQELQQIIITPIKAYSPPSAAQPVSDTSTSSTDDLQSXVTPISDGDIAGQFTRVMGKVCTQLLVSRPDEENISCYLQLIEKCLAHEAFSETHKKRLVTWKQQASCFFXAMTLVPTERPPLLCCFSWNYGSNSLPTAGSVSGGVSRRGQRQFPMTPRGLPAGRMCLPGGIGGASPRHTLANPALAGQGRQNLWFANPGGSNSMPSQSRSSVQRTHSLPVHTSPQTMLMFQQQECQVPGSDLEINPTLESLCLSMTEHALGDGTDRTSTI, from the exons ATGATGTTCCGGGATCAGGTAAGTATTCTCACAGATTGGTTCAAAGGCTGGAATGAGTGCGAACAGACGGTGGCGCTCTTGTCGCTCCTGAAGAGGGCATCCCGCACGCAGGCTCGCTTTCTCCACATCTGCCTGGAACACTGGCTGGCAGACTGCACTGAGATTCACATCCTTGAAGCTGAGGCCAACAATGCAG CAACCGTCAATCAGTGGCATCAGGAGCCGAAAGAAAAGGTGGTGTCCCTGCTGCTGTCCCACTTGCCTCTGCTTCAACCACGTAATTGCGAGGCCAAATGTGAATacatgaagctgctgcagacAGTGTTGACTCACACCATTGAGAGTAGCCTTTTCGTGGAGGAAAGCCGGCAGCTGCTGTCCTATGCACTCATCCACCCCGCCACCACCATGGAGGATCGTACCTCGCTCGCCTCGTGGCTAAACCACCTGGAGGAGCACCTTTCCAGCGGCTACGCATCCAGGGCGCCATCCAGTCCTTACCACCCGCGCCAGGGCTCGGACGAATGGCCCGGCTCGGCCGAGGCCCTCGACCCTGGCAACGCGTGGCCAGACAAGTCCCCGTCGTCCAGCACATCTCCCGCGGGTCAGAACGGACACATGCCATTCCCAGGCGGGCTGTCCTCGCCAAACAGTGGGAACGGAAATAACACAG GTCTAGTCGGACACATGCAGCCAAGCCCTCAGAAGAAGCCCATGCAGGTCATCCCTTCCAACTCCCAGGCCTGTGGCTCAGAGTGGGGCAGCCAGGACGACGCGGGGGGGCGACAGAACTTCATCTCCACAGACCACGCACCACTTTCACCTCAGAGCAGCATAGCGTCTTCAGGCAGCGAGCAGACAGAAGAGCAGGGCTCCGCACGCAACACTTTCCTGGAGGACGGCAGCGGCATGAAAG ATGTTCCTGCATGGTTGAAGAGCCTTCGCCTTCATAAATATGCATCCCTATTCTCACAGATGACCTACGAGGAGATGATGATCCTTACGGAGCAACATCTAGAATCTCAG AACGTCACGAAAGGAGCGCGACACAAGATTGCATTGAGTATCCAGAAGCTGCGAGAGAGACAGAGTATACTCAAGTCTTTAGAGAAG GATATTTTGGAAGGAGGAAACCTGCGCAACGCCCTCCAGGAGCTTCAGCAGATAATCATCACACCAATTAAGGCCTACAGTCCACCCAGCGCAGCACAACCCGTCTCGGACACCTCCACTTCCTCAACAGACGACTTGCAGTC GGTCACACCCATCTCAGATGGAGACATAGCGGGACAGTTCACTCGTGTAATGGGAAAAG TGTGCACCCAGCTGCTGGTTTCAAGGCCAGATGAAGAAAACATCAGCTGTTACCTTCAACTTATTGAGAAGTGCCTAGCACACGAG GCTTTCTCAGAAACTCACAAGAAAAGGCTGGTCACCTGGAAGCAGCAGGCCTCCTGCTTTTTTTAAGCGATGACATTAGTACCGACAGAAAGGCCTCCTTTA CTGTGCTGTTTCAGCTGGAACTATGGGTCAAACTCCCTGCCCACAGCAGGCTCTGTGAGTGGGGGTGTAAGCCGACGGGGCCAGAGGCAGTTCCCAATGACCCCTCGTGGCCTCCCAGCTGGGCGCATGTGTCTTCCTGGCGGGATCGGTGGAGCATCTCCACGCCACACACTCGCTAATCCTGCGTTGGCAGGACAGGGTAGACAA AACCTGTGGTTTGCCAATCCTGGGGGCAGCAACAGCATGCCAAGTCAGAGTCGCAGCTCTGTGCAGCGGACCCACTCGCTTCCTGTCCACACATCTCCACAAACCATGCTCATGTTCCAGCAGCAAG AATGCCAAGTTCCAGGTTCTGACCTGGAGATCAACCCCACGCTGGAGTCACTGTGCCTCAGTATGACGGAGCATGCCTTAGGGG ATGGAACTGATCGGACATCAACAATATGa
- the gmfg gene encoding glia maturation factor gamma, translated as MSSSLVVCEVEESLREKLKKFRFRKETNNAAILIKIDMAKQLVILEEEYEDISLDDLRNELPERQPRYIVYSYKYTHADGRVSYPLCFIFSSPMGCKPEQQMMYAGSKNRLVQIAELTKIFETRNADDLTEEWLKNQLAFFR; from the exons ATG TCAAGCTCTCTGGTCGTGTGCGAAGTGGAAGAAAGCctgagagaaaaactgaaaaagttcagATTTCGAAAGGAAACCAACAATGCAGCCATACTCA ttaaaatagATATGGCGAAACAGCTTGTCATCCTTGAGGAGGAGTATGAG GATATCTCACTGGACGACCTGAGAAATGAGCTTCCCGAGCGCCAGCCCAG ATACATCGTCTACAGCTACAAATACACCCATGCGGATGGGAGAGTGTCTTATCCcctctgtttcattttctcaaGCCCAATGG GGTGTAAGCCAGAGCAGCAGATGATGTATGCAGGCAGCAAGAATCGACTGGTCCAAATCGCAGAACTCACAAAG ATCTTTGAAACCAGGAATGCCGACGACCTGACGGAAGAATGGCTCAAGAACCAGCTGGCATTTTTTCGCTGA
- the paf1 gene encoding RNA polymerase II-associated factor 1 homolog isoform X2, with amino-acid sequence MAPTIQTQAQREDGHRPSSHRTVPERSGIVCRVKYCNSLPDIPFDPKFITYPFDQHRFVQYKATSLEKQHKHELLTEPDLGVTIDLINPDTYRIDPNILLDPADEKLLEEDIQAPSSSKRSQQHAKVVPWMRKTEYISTEFNRYGVSNEKVEVKIGVSVKQQFTEEEIYKDRESQISAIEKTFEDAQKSVTQHYSKPRVTPVEVLPVFPDFKMWINPCAQVIFDSDPAPKDISGPAGVEMMSQAMIRGMMDEEGNQFVAYFLPNEETLRKRKRDVDEGVDYMPEDLYDYKIAREYNWNVKNKASKGYEENYFFIFRDGDGVYYNELETRVRLSKRRAKAGAQSTTNAVLVCKHRDMNEKELEAQEARKAQLENHEPEDEEEDMDMDKDMQDSGDEKEKGSGSEAENSGSESEREEEDQEQSDEEDEDRGKRRRKASGSGSESGEERTREMRDEVEIFGSDDDSDDNEPKNSARSSGEEGSGSEDEAENRRSRSASPARSDHSSDRSETHAPSGSERGSDSSEASDSE; translated from the exons ATGGCTCCAACGATCCAAACTCAAGCTCAACGGGAAGACGGCCACAG GCCGTCTTCTCACAGAACAGTGCCAGAACG GTCAGGAATTGTTTGCAGAGTGAAGTACTGCAACAGCTTGCCCGACATCCCGTTTGATCCCAAATTCATCACCTACCCATTCGATCAGCACAG GTTTGTCCAGTACAAAGCCACATCTCTTGAGAAGCAGCATAAACACGAGCTCCTGACTGAACCGGATCTCGGGGTCACCATTGACCTCATCAATCCAGACACCTACCGCATCGATCCTAACA TTCTTTTGGATCCTGCCGATGAAAAACTCTTGGAAGAAGACATCCAGGCTCCATCCAGTTCCAAAAG gtCACAACAACATGCCAAAGTGGTGCCGTGgatgagaaaaacagaatatatttCCACAGAGTTTAACAGATATGGCGTTTCTAACGAGAAAGTGGAAGTCAA GATCGGAGTGTCTGTTAAACAACAGTTTACCGAAGAAGAGATCTACAAGGACCGGGAGAGCCAGATTTCTGCCATTGAGAAGACGTTCGAGGATGCACAGAAATCG GTCACACAGCATTACAGTAAACCCAGAGTCACTCCTGTGGAGGTCTTGCCTGTGTTCCCTGACTTTAAG ATGTGGATCAACCCATGCGCTCAGGTCATCTTTGACTCTGATCCTGCACCTAAAGACATATCAGGACCAGCAGGTGTGGAAATGATGTCTCAGGCTATGATCAG AGGAATGATGGATGAGGAGGGAAATCAGTTTGTGGCCTACTTCTTGCCCAACGAGGAAACGCTTCGCAAGCGGAAGAGAGACGTCGACGAGGGAGTGGATTACATGCCTGAGGACCT GTACGATTACAAGATCGCAAGGGAATACAACTGGAACGTCAAGAACAAAGCCAGCAAAGGTTATGAGGAGAATTACTTCTTCATCTTCAGAGATGGCGACGGGGTTTACTACAACGAGCTGGAGACGAG GGTACGCCTGAGTAAGAGGAGAGCCAAGGCTGGAGCACAGTCCACTACAAACGCTGTGCTGGTGTGTAAGCACAGAGATATGAATGAGAAGGAACTGGAAGCCCAG GAAGCACGTAAAGCTCAGCTGGAGAACCATGAGCCcgaagatgaggaagaagacATGGACATGGACAAAGACATGCAAGATTCTG GCGACGAGAAAGAAAAGGGCAGCGGCAGCGAGGCAGAGAACTCTGGCAGCGAATCCGAGAGGGAAGAGGAAGACCAGGAGCAGAGCGACGAAGAGGACGAGGACCGGGGTAAGAGGCGGAGGAAGGCCAGCGGCAGCGGGAGCGAGAGCGGCGAGGAGAGGACCCGGGAGATGCGAGACGAGGTGGAGATCTTCGGCAGCGACGACGATAGCGACGACAACGAGCCCAAGAACTCGGCCAGGAGCAGCGGTGAGGAGGGCAGCGGCAGCGAGGATGAGGCAGAGAACAGGCGAAGCCGCAGCGCCTCCCCAGCACGCAGCGACCACAGCAGCGACCGCTCGGAGACCCACGCTCCAAGCGGAAGCGAGAGGGGATCGGACTCCTCTGAGGCCAGCGACAGCGAATAA
- the paf1 gene encoding RNA polymerase II-associated factor 1 homolog isoform X1, which translates to MAPTIQTQAQREDGHSRPSSHRTVPERSGIVCRVKYCNSLPDIPFDPKFITYPFDQHRFVQYKATSLEKQHKHELLTEPDLGVTIDLINPDTYRIDPNILLDPADEKLLEEDIQAPSSSKRSQQHAKVVPWMRKTEYISTEFNRYGVSNEKVEVKIGVSVKQQFTEEEIYKDRESQISAIEKTFEDAQKSVTQHYSKPRVTPVEVLPVFPDFKMWINPCAQVIFDSDPAPKDISGPAGVEMMSQAMIRGMMDEEGNQFVAYFLPNEETLRKRKRDVDEGVDYMPEDLYDYKIAREYNWNVKNKASKGYEENYFFIFRDGDGVYYNELETRVRLSKRRAKAGAQSTTNAVLVCKHRDMNEKELEAQEARKAQLENHEPEDEEEDMDMDKDMQDSGDEKEKGSGSEAENSGSESEREEEDQEQSDEEDEDRGKRRRKASGSGSESGEERTREMRDEVEIFGSDDDSDDNEPKNSARSSGEEGSGSEDEAENRRSRSASPARSDHSSDRSETHAPSGSERGSDSSEASDSE; encoded by the exons ATGGCTCCAACGATCCAAACTCAAGCTCAACGGGAAGACGGCCACAG CAGGCCGTCTTCTCACAGAACAGTGCCAGAACG GTCAGGAATTGTTTGCAGAGTGAAGTACTGCAACAGCTTGCCCGACATCCCGTTTGATCCCAAATTCATCACCTACCCATTCGATCAGCACAG GTTTGTCCAGTACAAAGCCACATCTCTTGAGAAGCAGCATAAACACGAGCTCCTGACTGAACCGGATCTCGGGGTCACCATTGACCTCATCAATCCAGACACCTACCGCATCGATCCTAACA TTCTTTTGGATCCTGCCGATGAAAAACTCTTGGAAGAAGACATCCAGGCTCCATCCAGTTCCAAAAG gtCACAACAACATGCCAAAGTGGTGCCGTGgatgagaaaaacagaatatatttCCACAGAGTTTAACAGATATGGCGTTTCTAACGAGAAAGTGGAAGTCAA GATCGGAGTGTCTGTTAAACAACAGTTTACCGAAGAAGAGATCTACAAGGACCGGGAGAGCCAGATTTCTGCCATTGAGAAGACGTTCGAGGATGCACAGAAATCG GTCACACAGCATTACAGTAAACCCAGAGTCACTCCTGTGGAGGTCTTGCCTGTGTTCCCTGACTTTAAG ATGTGGATCAACCCATGCGCTCAGGTCATCTTTGACTCTGATCCTGCACCTAAAGACATATCAGGACCAGCAGGTGTGGAAATGATGTCTCAGGCTATGATCAG AGGAATGATGGATGAGGAGGGAAATCAGTTTGTGGCCTACTTCTTGCCCAACGAGGAAACGCTTCGCAAGCGGAAGAGAGACGTCGACGAGGGAGTGGATTACATGCCTGAGGACCT GTACGATTACAAGATCGCAAGGGAATACAACTGGAACGTCAAGAACAAAGCCAGCAAAGGTTATGAGGAGAATTACTTCTTCATCTTCAGAGATGGCGACGGGGTTTACTACAACGAGCTGGAGACGAG GGTACGCCTGAGTAAGAGGAGAGCCAAGGCTGGAGCACAGTCCACTACAAACGCTGTGCTGGTGTGTAAGCACAGAGATATGAATGAGAAGGAACTGGAAGCCCAG GAAGCACGTAAAGCTCAGCTGGAGAACCATGAGCCcgaagatgaggaagaagacATGGACATGGACAAAGACATGCAAGATTCTG GCGACGAGAAAGAAAAGGGCAGCGGCAGCGAGGCAGAGAACTCTGGCAGCGAATCCGAGAGGGAAGAGGAAGACCAGGAGCAGAGCGACGAAGAGGACGAGGACCGGGGTAAGAGGCGGAGGAAGGCCAGCGGCAGCGGGAGCGAGAGCGGCGAGGAGAGGACCCGGGAGATGCGAGACGAGGTGGAGATCTTCGGCAGCGACGACGATAGCGACGACAACGAGCCCAAGAACTCGGCCAGGAGCAGCGGTGAGGAGGGCAGCGGCAGCGAGGATGAGGCAGAGAACAGGCGAAGCCGCAGCGCCTCCCCAGCACGCAGCGACCACAGCAGCGACCGCTCGGAGACCCACGCTCCAAGCGGAAGCGAGAGGGGATCGGACTCCTCTGAGGCCAGCGACAGCGAATAA